One Polaribacter sp. KT25b DNA segment encodes these proteins:
- a CDS encoding NifB/NifX family molybdenum-iron cluster-binding protein, with product MKKIAIPITKDNKIENHFGRCKFYEIYSFSDKNEIIDLQLLESDGKCGCKSNIINTLTNEGVTFMLSGNIGDSAMHKLNNAGIGVIRGCKGNSADVILEFVEGKITDNGISCVKHHHNHTKGHAHACNH from the coding sequence ATGAAAAAAATAGCAATTCCAATTACAAAAGACAATAAAATAGAAAACCATTTTGGACGTTGTAAATTCTATGAAATTTATTCGTTTTCTGATAAAAATGAAATTATAGATTTACAATTATTAGAATCTGATGGCAAATGTGGCTGTAAATCAAACATTATAAACACGCTTACCAATGAAGGTGTTACATTTATGCTATCTGGTAATATTGGCGATAGTGCAATGCATAAATTAAATAATGCAGGCATTGGCGTAATAAGAGGTTGCAAAGGTAATTCTGCAGATGTTATTTTAGAATTTGTAGAAGGCAAAATTACCGATAATGGTATTAGTTGTGTAAAACATCATCACAATCACACAAAAGGTCATGCTCACGCATGTAATCATTAA
- the ribA gene encoding GTP cyclohydrolase II, with product MSDKNISILQGERVQLPTKYGHFELIPFQEKESGLEHMALIKGYFKANETVLTRIHSACATGDLFGSLRCDCGDQLIEAMNLIEKNGSGIIVYLQQEGRGIGLMNKMKAYKLQELGMNTIEANVHLGFAADERDYQIGTEILSKLSIQKVNLLTNNPEKIIGLEENGIQVIDRTPLIIPSNSFNKNYLDTKEKQMGHQLSKEKQVNNCYDN from the coding sequence ATGTCTGATAAAAATATAAGTATTTTACAAGGAGAAAGAGTACAACTTCCTACTAAATATGGTCATTTTGAATTAATTCCATTTCAAGAAAAAGAAAGTGGTTTAGAGCATATGGCACTTATTAAAGGATATTTTAAAGCAAATGAAACTGTTTTAACTCGTATTCATTCCGCTTGTGCAACTGGCGATTTGTTTGGTTCTTTAAGGTGCGATTGCGGAGATCAGTTAATTGAAGCTATGAATTTAATTGAGAAAAATGGCAGCGGAATTATCGTGTATTTACAACAAGAGGGTAGAGGCATTGGGCTTATGAATAAAATGAAAGCTTATAAATTACAAGAATTAGGCATGAATACTATTGAAGCAAATGTGCATTTGGGTTTTGCTGCGGATGAAAGAGATTATCAAATAGGAACCGAAATTCTCTCTAAGCTAAGCATTCAAAAAGTGAATTTGTTAACAAATAATCCAGAAAAAATTATTGGTTTAGAAGAAAACGGAATTCAAGTTATTGATCGTACTCCATTAATAATTCCATCAAATTCATTTAATAAAAATTATTTAGATACTAAAGAAAAGCAGATGGGACATCAACTTAGTAAAGAAAAACAAGTAAATAATTGTTATGATAACTGA
- the gcvT gene encoding glycine cleavage system aminomethyltransferase GcvT, which translates to MKNIALHSIHEKLGAKMVSFAGFNMPVQYEGVTAEHLTVRDAVGVFDVSHMGEFLVSGENALALIQKVTSNDASKLAIGDAQYSCFPNENNGIVDDLICYKIKENQYLLVVNASNIEKDWNWISKYNEEFKADLKDLSEDYSLLAIQGPKAVEAMQSLTSLDLAEIPFYKFKVGDFAGIENVIISATGYTGSGGFEIYCKNSEVVQIWNKVFEAGASFGIKPIGLAARDTLRLEMGYCLYGNDIDDTTSPIEAGLGWITKFTKDFVNADALAKQKEHKPERKLVAFELDERGIPRHGYDIVDGNGNIIGNVTSGTMSPSLQKGIGLGYVPTLFSKLGSKIYIQVRKKAIPASIVKLPFYKG; encoded by the coding sequence ATGAAAAATATAGCTTTACATTCAATTCACGAAAAATTAGGAGCAAAAATGGTGTCTTTTGCAGGTTTTAACATGCCTGTTCAATATGAAGGCGTAACTGCAGAACATCTTACTGTTAGAGATGCTGTTGGTGTTTTTGATGTGAGTCATATGGGAGAGTTTTTGGTAAGTGGAGAAAATGCCTTGGCATTAATTCAAAAAGTAACTTCTAATGATGCTTCTAAATTAGCAATTGGAGATGCGCAATACAGCTGTTTCCCTAATGAAAACAACGGAATTGTAGATGATTTAATTTGTTATAAGATTAAAGAAAATCAATATTTATTAGTTGTAAATGCAAGTAATATTGAAAAAGATTGGAATTGGATTTCTAAATATAACGAAGAATTTAAAGCCGATTTAAAAGATTTATCAGAAGATTATTCTTTATTAGCTATTCAAGGTCCCAAAGCTGTAGAAGCAATGCAGTCTTTGACTTCTTTAGATTTAGCAGAGATTCCTTTTTACAAATTTAAAGTAGGTGATTTTGCTGGTATAGAAAATGTAATTATTTCTGCTACAGGTTATACAGGTTCTGGCGGATTTGAAATTTATTGTAAAAATTCTGAAGTTGTACAAATCTGGAATAAAGTTTTTGAAGCTGGTGCTTCTTTTGGCATTAAACCAATTGGTTTAGCTGCAAGAGATACATTGCGTTTAGAAATGGGTTATTGTTTATATGGCAATGATATTGATGATACAACTTCTCCAATTGAAGCTGGTTTAGGTTGGATTACAAAATTTACCAAAGATTTTGTAAATGCTGATGCTTTAGCAAAACAAAAAGAACACAAACCAGAAAGAAAATTAGTTGCTTTTGAGTTGGACGAAAGAGGTATTCCAAGACATGGTTATGATATTGTTGATGGAAATGGAAATATTATCGGAAACGTAACTTCTGGCACAATGAGTCCGAGTTTACAAAAAGGAATAGGATTGGGTTATGTACCAACTCTATTTTCTAAATTAGGAAGCAAAATTTATATTCAAGTTCGTAAAAAAGCGATTCCTGCAAGTATTGTAAAATTACCTTTTTATAAAGGATAA
- a CDS encoding DUF5320 domain-containing protein, with amino-acid sequence MPNFDHKGPEGLGPKTGMQLGKCRKTKTDNNEDPINRPFKKGRRNNNNKTKITTSNFLK; translated from the coding sequence ATGCCAAATTTTGATCATAAAGGTCCTGAAGGATTAGGTCCAAAAACTGGAATGCAATTAGGAAAATGCCGTAAAACTAAAACGGATAATAATGAAGATCCTATAAATAGACCATTTAAAAAAGGAAGAAGAAATAATAATAATAAAACAAAGATAACAACATCTAATTTTTTAAAATAA
- a CDS encoding YhdH/YhfP family quinone oxidoreductase codes for MKSTYKAFRIEEHEGNFTSSIKQVPFTPLVKGELLIKVHYSSLNYKDALSASGNKGVTRNFPHTPGIDAVGIIVSSESNKFKIDENVIVTSYDLGMNTDGGFAQFVKVPEDWVVKLPQNLSMKEAMIIGTAGLTAGISVLRLSELVKPEDGSIIVSGASGGVGSLSISILNKLGYKTVAITGKETEIDFLKSLGADEIIMRKDFEEMDKKPLLKPIYAGAIDTVGGVILENIIKSVKPMGTITCCGNVASPKLDLTVFPFILRGITLIGIDSQNYPMIYREKVWDKLSTDYKTAKLTETCTEINLDELKEKINLMLAGKLKGRTVIKMDI; via the coding sequence ATGAAATCAACATATAAAGCATTTAGAATAGAAGAACATGAAGGAAACTTTACTTCTTCAATTAAACAAGTACCATTTACACCTTTAGTTAAAGGCGAATTATTAATTAAAGTTCACTATAGTTCTTTAAACTATAAAGATGCTTTGTCTGCTTCTGGAAATAAGGGTGTTACAAGAAATTTTCCTCATACACCAGGAATTGATGCCGTTGGAATTATTGTTTCTTCTGAATCTAATAAATTTAAGATTGATGAAAACGTAATTGTAACCAGTTATGATTTAGGAATGAATACTGATGGTGGATTCGCTCAATTTGTAAAAGTCCCTGAAGATTGGGTTGTTAAACTTCCACAAAATCTATCAATGAAAGAAGCGATGATTATTGGAACAGCTGGTTTAACTGCCGGAATTTCTGTTTTAAGATTAAGCGAACTTGTAAAACCAGAAGATGGAAGCATCATTGTTTCTGGAGCTTCTGGAGGTGTAGGATCTTTAAGCATTTCTATTTTAAACAAATTAGGTTATAAAACAGTTGCTATAACGGGTAAAGAAACTGAAATTGATTTCTTAAAAAGTCTTGGAGCTGATGAAATTATAATGCGTAAAGATTTTGAAGAAATGGATAAAAAGCCATTGTTAAAGCCAATATATGCTGGAGCTATTGATACAGTTGGCGGCGTTATTTTAGAAAATATTATTAAATCTGTAAAACCAATGGGAACAATTACTTGTTGTGGTAATGTAGCTTCACCAAAACTAGATTTAACTGTTTTTCCTTTTATTTTAAGAGGAATAACTTTAATAGGTATAGATTCTCAAAATTACCCAATGATCTACAGAGAAAAAGTTTGGGATAAATTATCTACGGATTATAAAACAGCAAAATTAACCGAAACTTGCACAGAAATAAATCTAGATGAATTGAAAGAAAAAATCAATTTAATGTTAGCTGGTAAACTAAAAGGTAGAACTGTTATTAAAATGGATATCTAA
- a CDS encoding sterol desaturase family protein, which yields MDFTNPLVYGVPCFLGLILLELTYSKHHKKEKNKEIYKWKDLAASLTMGIGSAILAPLTKTIAAIVLFNFVYEIFNPIVEGIRTNIMGYESFGYAWYTWIICQLLDDFSYYWFHRQNHNVRFLWAAHIVHHSSDNFNLGTAVRNGWFTIFYKPFFYMWIPAIGFPPEMVVVCLGIEALWQFQLHSVYVPKLGIIEKVFNTHTMHQVHHAQNLEYMDKNHGGFLNIFDKIFGTWKELDENIDIKYGVTHPPNSYNPIIILTHEYKDIWNDMKKSKNWYHKFMYAFAAPGWSHDGSTLTIKQLRKTLKNNE from the coding sequence ATGGATTTTACAAACCCACTAGTATACGGTGTTCCATGTTTTTTAGGTCTTATTTTACTTGAATTAACGTATAGCAAACATCATAAAAAAGAAAAAAACAAAGAAATTTATAAATGGAAAGATTTAGCTGCTAGCCTTACAATGGGCATTGGTTCTGCTATTTTAGCTCCTTTAACAAAAACAATTGCTGCAATAGTGTTGTTTAATTTTGTTTATGAAATTTTTAATCCTATTGTAGAAGGAATTCGTACAAATATTATGGGTTATGAATCTTTTGGTTACGCTTGGTATACTTGGATTATCTGTCAATTATTAGATGATTTTAGTTATTATTGGTTTCACAGACAAAACCATAATGTACGTTTTCTATGGGCTGCACATATTGTGCATCATTCTTCTGATAATTTTAATTTAGGAACTGCAGTAAGAAACGGATGGTTTACAATTTTTTACAAGCCCTTTTTTTATATGTGGATTCCAGCTATTGGTTTTCCTCCAGAAATGGTTGTTGTATGTTTAGGTATTGAAGCTTTGTGGCAATTTCAATTACACTCTGTTTATGTTCCAAAATTAGGAATTATAGAAAAAGTTTTTAACACACATACAATGCACCAAGTTCATCATGCTCAGAATTTAGAATATATGGATAAAAATCATGGTGGATTTTTAAATATATTTGATAAAATTTTTGGAACTTGGAAAGAACTTGATGAAAATATTGATATAAAATATGGAGTTACTCATCCACCAAATTCTTACAATCCAATAATTATTTTAACACATGAGTATAAAGATATCTGGAATGACATGAAAAAATCTAAAAACTGGTATCATAAATTTATGTATGCTTTTGCTGCTCCTGGTTGGAGTCATGACGGAAGTACACTTACCATAAAACAATTACGAAAAACACTTAAAAATAATGAATAA
- a CDS encoding long-chain fatty acid--CoA ligase, which yields MNYKHLLKVIKDNTSRFTTKEAIFYKEKTSQSWKGISWNSFYFQIQQVSKALINLGIREQDNIGVFAQNMPEWIIADLGIMGVRAVTIPIYATNSKKEVEYVINDAEISILFVGDQEEFNKVENISEENKYLKLIVVLTKTVDIKNHKNAVYFDDFIDAEYPKSIETELKKRYFESDLNDLASIIYTSGTTGEPKGVMLDQSNFASSLKAHEAELDVDENDVSLSFLPLSHIYERSWVFFCLQQGIQVYFNQDPKKIADVLKEVKPTLMCTVPRIFEKIFTAIQEKRKEASPTKMKLASWALGIGNKYHNKFHRLDKKVPLILELKYKIADKLVLSKLRDVFGGNIKFMPCGGAPLGPDLVSFFHSFALNVKCGYGLTETTATVTLFGNQFFEFNSAGKTITGSEIKIGNNNEVLVKGPGVMKGYYKKPEATSEVFENGWFKTGDAGKIDKLGNLVITDRIKDLMKTSGGKYIAPQKLETAFVSDSFIEQIAVIGDQQKYVTALAVPSFENIKKYAEDHKISFKDIEDLISNIQIKEMFEKRFEELQKEFSKFEQIKKFTLLSKEFSIEAGEITATLKLKRKVILEKYKALIDKMYAD from the coding sequence ATGAATTATAAGCATTTACTTAAAGTAATTAAAGATAATACCAGTCGATTTACAACAAAAGAAGCTATTTTTTATAAAGAAAAAACTTCGCAAAGTTGGAAAGGAATTTCTTGGAATTCTTTTTACTTTCAAATTCAACAAGTTTCTAAAGCTTTAATTAATTTAGGAATAAGAGAACAAGACAATATTGGGGTTTTTGCGCAGAATATGCCAGAGTGGATTATTGCCGATTTAGGAATTATGGGTGTAAGAGCTGTAACGATTCCTATATATGCTACTAATTCTAAAAAAGAAGTAGAATATGTTATAAATGATGCAGAGATTAGTATTTTATTTGTTGGTGATCAAGAAGAATTTAACAAAGTAGAAAATATTTCAGAAGAAAATAAATACTTAAAATTAATTGTTGTTTTAACTAAAACAGTTGATATAAAAAATCATAAAAATGCAGTTTATTTTGATGATTTTATAGATGCTGAATATCCAAAAAGCATCGAAACCGAATTAAAAAAACGTTATTTTGAATCTGATTTAAATGATTTAGCAAGTATCATTTACACATCAGGAACAACTGGAGAACCTAAAGGAGTTATGTTAGATCAGAGTAACTTTGCATCGTCATTAAAAGCTCACGAAGCTGAGTTAGATGTTGATGAAAACGACGTTTCTCTAAGTTTTTTACCTTTAAGTCATATTTACGAACGTAGTTGGGTGTTTTTCTGTTTACAACAAGGAATTCAAGTTTATTTTAATCAAGATCCAAAGAAAATAGCTGATGTTTTAAAAGAGGTGAAACCAACTTTAATGTGTACAGTTCCAAGAATTTTTGAAAAAATATTTACAGCAATTCAAGAAAAAAGAAAGGAAGCTTCACCAACAAAAATGAAATTAGCAAGTTGGGCTTTAGGAATTGGAAATAAATATCACAATAAGTTTCATCGACTTGATAAAAAGGTGCCATTAATTTTAGAATTAAAATATAAAATAGCAGATAAATTGGTACTTAGTAAATTACGCGATGTATTTGGTGGAAATATAAAGTTTATGCCTTGTGGTGGCGCGCCTTTAGGACCAGATTTAGTTTCATTTTTTCATTCGTTTGCGTTAAATGTAAAATGTGGTTATGGTTTAACAGAAACAACAGCAACTGTTACTTTGTTTGGTAATCAGTTTTTTGAATTTAATTCTGCTGGAAAAACAATTACGGGGTCAGAAATTAAAATTGGTAATAATAACGAAGTTTTAGTTAAAGGACCTGGAGTTATGAAAGGTTATTATAAAAAACCAGAAGCAACTTCAGAAGTTTTTGAAAATGGTTGGTTTAAAACTGGTGATGCAGGAAAAATTGACAAATTAGGTAACTTGGTTATTACTGATAGAATTAAAGATTTAATGAAAACTTCTGGAGGGAAATATATTGCACCTCAAAAGTTAGAAACAGCGTTTGTAAGTGATTCTTTTATTGAGCAAATTGCAGTAATTGGCGATCAACAAAAATATGTAACGGCTTTAGCTGTACCTAGTTTTGAAAACATTAAAAAATATGCAGAAGATCATAAAATCAGTTTTAAAGATATAGAAGATTTAATTAGTAATATTCAAATTAAAGAGATGTTTGAAAAACGTTTTGAAGAATTACAAAAAGAGTTTTCTAAGTTTGAACAAATTAAGAAATTTACATTATTATCCAAAGAATTTAGTATAGAAGCGGGTGAAATTACTGCAACTTTAAAACTTAAGCGAAAAGTAATTTTAGAAAAATACAAAGCACTTATTGATAAAATGTATGCAGATTAA
- a CDS encoding MBL fold metallo-hydrolase, which translates to MKLTVLTENCAGSGFLAEHGLSYLIENEKEKFLFDTGATDVFLINAQKLGIDIQQEVETVVLSHGHWDHGNGLEYISNKTLITHPNVFMKRYRQKEDVNIGLKLSKKEIEKKFTLILSKRPYYLSDNIIFLGEIPKVNDFEAKETTFSDKLGQPDIVKDDSAIVVIQNNEIIVITGCSHAGVCNIIEYACKVTKIKNVKAVIGGFHLKQNNLQTQETIKYLKEKNIKKIYPSHCTQFPALVAFNEVFHIEQVKTGMILNF; encoded by the coding sequence ATGAAACTAACTGTTTTAACAGAAAATTGTGCAGGATCTGGATTTCTTGCAGAACATGGATTGTCTTATTTAATTGAAAATGAAAAAGAAAAATTTTTGTTTGATACAGGTGCTACGGATGTTTTTCTTATAAATGCACAAAAATTAGGTATTGATATTCAACAAGAAGTGGAAACGGTGGTTTTAAGTCACGGACATTGGGATCATGGAAATGGATTAGAATACATCAGCAATAAAACACTAATAACGCATCCTAATGTTTTTATGAAACGATATAGACAAAAAGAGGATGTAAATATTGGACTTAAATTAAGTAAAAAGGAAATAGAGAAAAAGTTTACATTAATTCTATCTAAAAGACCTTATTATTTATCAGACAATATTATTTTTTTGGGAGAAATACCTAAAGTAAATGACTTTGAAGCAAAAGAAACTACTTTTTCTGATAAATTAGGACAACCCGATATAGTAAAAGACGATTCTGCAATTGTTGTTATTCAAAATAATGAAATTATAGTAATTACCGGATGCTCTCACGCGGGTGTTTGTAATATTATTGAGTATGCTTGTAAAGTAACAAAAATTAAAAATGTAAAAGCTGTTATTGGCGGTTTTCATTTAAAACAGAACAATTTACAGACACAAGAAACTATCAAATATTTAAAAGAAAAAAATATAAAAAAAATATATCCATCGCATTGCACTCAGTTTCCTGCTCTGGTTGCTTTTAATGAAGTATTTCATATTGAACAAGTAAAAACAGGCATGATTTTAAATTTTTAA
- a CDS encoding VF530 family DNA-binding protein — protein MSKEQPNNPLHGIKLATMLEELFLEYGWEELGNITNINAFKNNPTYKSSLKFLRTTPWARGKVENLYLKTMIK, from the coding sequence ATGAGTAAAGAACAACCAAATAATCCGCTTCACGGAATAAAATTAGCAACCATGTTAGAAGAATTATTTCTAGAATATGGTTGGGAAGAATTAGGAAATATTACAAATATTAACGCTTTTAAAAATAACCCGACTTATAAATCGAGTTTAAAGTTTTTAAGAACTACACCCTGGGCTAGAGGAAAAGTAGAAAATTTATATTTAAAAACTATGATTAAGTAG
- a CDS encoding aminopeptidase P N-terminal domain-containing protein, giving the protein MKYLKILLITCLTFVLNGFSQTPTDYLTKDFHKNRREILRAKMPTNSIIVVFANPVRNRANDVDYVFHQDPNFYYLTGYREPNAVLVMFSDNQTDKNGNLFNEILYVQKRDKRAEQWNGKRLGVEGAIRELGFKTAMNAEDFVKLNIDFKKFDKVFIEKFNDDYRDLSGSADIFNLVKDFKIKAGYDPNIYLSRVKEYVYNNIANTPIESSANVIQIINQVEGRFEEIKDDKLIKEYKTANTDVLKKDIKQKITLALKPKTNIDITFLTSNLATMREVKTAEELKLLTKAVRISAIGQIEVMKAMKPHMSETELQGIHEFVYKKYGAEYEGYPSIVGAGNNGCILHYIENNKTKIGNDLVLMDLGAEYRGYTADVTRTIPASGKFTTAQKEIYDLVYEAQEAGITLYKIGTNMQAPNLAAIKVINEGLFKLGIIKSADEKHPYLPHGTSHHIGLDVHDPGNYGNFEENMVVTMEPGIYIPDGSNCDKKYWGIGIRIEDDILITKNGPVNLSEEAPRTSEEIEKMMAKKSVLDDFVLPNLD; this is encoded by the coding sequence ATGAAATACCTAAAAATTTTATTAATTACTTGTTTAACATTTGTTCTAAATGGTTTCTCACAAACACCAACAGATTATTTAACTAAAGATTTTCATAAAAATAGACGAGAAATATTACGTGCTAAAATGCCAACAAATTCTATAATCGTTGTATTTGCTAATCCTGTTAGAAATAGAGCAAATGATGTTGATTATGTTTTTCATCAAGATCCAAATTTTTATTATTTAACAGGTTATAGAGAACCAAATGCTGTTTTAGTTATGTTTTCTGATAATCAAACTGATAAAAATGGAAATTTATTTAATGAAATTTTATATGTTCAAAAACGAGATAAAAGAGCAGAACAATGGAACGGTAAAAGGTTAGGAGTAGAAGGAGCAATTAGAGAATTAGGTTTTAAAACTGCTATGAATGCAGAAGATTTTGTGAAATTAAATATTGATTTTAAAAAATTTGATAAAGTTTTTATAGAAAAGTTTAATGATGATTATAGAGATTTAAGTGGTTCTGCAGATATTTTTAATTTAGTAAAAGATTTTAAAATAAAGGCAGGTTATGATCCTAATATTTATTTATCAAGAGTAAAAGAATATGTATATAATAATATTGCAAACACTCCAATTGAAAGTAGCGCAAATGTAATTCAGATTATAAATCAAGTAGAAGGTCGTTTTGAAGAAATTAAAGATGATAAGCTAATTAAAGAATATAAAACTGCTAATACTGATGTTTTAAAGAAAGATATTAAGCAAAAAATTACTTTAGCTTTAAAACCAAAAACCAATATTGATATCACTTTTTTAACATCAAATTTGGCAACAATGCGAGAAGTAAAAACTGCAGAAGAATTAAAACTTTTAACGAAAGCTGTTCGTATTTCTGCTATTGGTCAAATAGAAGTTATGAAAGCAATGAAGCCTCATATGTCTGAAACTGAGTTGCAAGGAATTCATGAATTTGTGTACAAAAAATATGGTGCAGAATACGAAGGTTACCCGTCTATTGTTGGTGCTGGTAATAATGGTTGTATTTTACATTATATAGAAAATAATAAAACAAAAATTGGTAATGATTTGGTTTTGATGGATTTAGGTGCAGAATATAGAGGTTATACAGCCGATGTTACTAGAACAATTCCTGCAAGTGGAAAATTTACTACCGCACAAAAAGAAATTTATGATTTAGTGTATGAAGCACAAGAAGCTGGCATTACTTTGTATAAAATTGGTACAAATATGCAAGCACCAAACCTAGCTGCAATAAAAGTAATTAATGAAGGTTTATTTAAACTTGGAATAATAAAATCTGCGGATGAAAAACATCCTTATTTACCTCACGGAACGTCACATCATATAGGTTTAGATGTACATGATCCAGGAAATTATGGTAACTTTGAAGAAAATATGGTTGTAACTATGGAACCTGGAATTTATATTCCGGATGGAAGTAATTGTGATAAAAAATATTGGGGCATAGGAATTAGAATTGAAGATGATATTTTAATTACCAAAAACGGACCTGTTAATTTATCTGAAGAAGCTCCAAGAACTTCAGAAGAAATTGAAAAAATGATGGCTAAAAAATCTGTTTTAGATGATTTTGTTTTACCAAATTTAGATTAA
- a CDS encoding helix-turn-helix domain-containing protein produces the protein MKKSYCPIDTFINTIKGKRKCTIILHLFQGDKRYGELVKLLPDISERMMTKQLKELTEDGLITRTVFAEVPPRVDYSLTALGKEIHPTLKSMFRGGLLFEKSIIRVEN, from the coding sequence ATGAAAAAAAGTTATTGCCCCATAGATACTTTTATAAATACCATTAAAGGAAAGAGGAAATGCACAATTATTTTACACCTTTTTCAAGGAGATAAAAGATATGGCGAATTAGTAAAGTTATTGCCAGATATTAGTGAGCGAATGATGACCAAACAACTTAAAGAGTTAACAGAAGATGGTTTAATTACAAGAACTGTATTTGCAGAAGTGCCACCAAGAGTTGATTATAGTTTAACAGCTTTAGGTAAAGAAATACATCCAACTTTAAAAAGTATGTTTAGAGGTGGTTTGCTTTTTGAAAAAAGTATAATTAGAGTAGAAAATTAA
- a CDS encoding thioesterase family protein, with translation MITDVFQLRPRYGEVDKMGYVYHANYVTYCHQSRNELLRKLGLDEVILEEHNIMLPVISFDIKYKKPAHFDELITIKTTIKEMPKVRFSFEFEIRNEQNILLNKSKSTVVFVDIDSRLPKNIPTFIEKILITKFKTNVV, from the coding sequence ATGATAACTGATGTTTTTCAATTAAGACCTCGTTATGGTGAAGTAGATAAAATGGGCTATGTGTATCATGCAAATTATGTTACATATTGTCATCAATCTCGTAATGAATTACTAAGAAAATTGGGTTTAGATGAAGTAATATTAGAAGAGCATAATATTATGTTACCAGTAATTTCTTTTGATATTAAATATAAAAAACCAGCTCATTTTGACGAATTAATCACCATAAAAACAACTATCAAAGAAATGCCAAAAGTTCGTTTCAGTTTCGAATTTGAAATTAGAAATGAACAAAACATACTTTTAAATAAATCAAAATCAACAGTTGTTTTTGTTGATATTGATTCTCGTTTGCCAAAGAATATTCCAACTTTTATTGAAAAAATATTGATAACTAAGTTTAAAACTAATGTTGTATGA
- a CDS encoding YkgJ family cysteine cluster protein, with the protein MQTTKLSNESILPLTCSRSGSCCFGKAVMLNPWELLCFSKEKKITPREFRDLYCEFGGIQLLFDGKPDKKGQKACSQYIDNFGCSVHEGRPLACRLYPLGRKIQFDKAHYIYEGETFPCLTDCAEVLDLPKLSVGKYLQGQEAEPFEKAQDEYLIIMQNIADIAFELLLDTGLSASGDTKTLPLWREIGNELPEILAERIGKEWIDLLMIPEITNEIENPITFAHKHNDLLLLKAQEKFGSIQTLQEVHDASVLIMAVALHLARGLGANPKEIAEHFIEIAKSHGAQE; encoded by the coding sequence ATGCAAACAACAAAACTTAGTAATGAAAGTATTTTACCTCTTACCTGTTCTAGATCTGGATCTTGTTGTTTTGGCAAAGCAGTAATGTTAAATCCTTGGGAATTATTATGTTTTAGTAAAGAAAAGAAAATTACACCAAGAGAATTTCGTGATTTGTATTGCGAATTTGGTGGAATTCAATTACTTTTTGATGGTAAACCCGATAAAAAAGGACAAAAAGCATGCAGCCAATATATTGATAATTTTGGTTGCAGTGTGCACGAAGGTCGCCCATTAGCGTGTCGTTTATATCCTTTAGGACGTAAAATTCAATTTGATAAAGCCCATTATATTTACGAAGGTGAAACTTTTCCATGTTTAACAGATTGCGCAGAAGTTTTAGATTTACCAAAACTTAGTGTTGGTAAATATTTACAAGGTCAGGAAGCAGAACCTTTTGAAAAGGCACAAGATGAATATTTAATAATCATGCAAAATATTGCTGATATCGCTTTTGAATTATTGTTAGATACTGGCTTATCTGCTTCTGGAGATACCAAAACACTTCCTTTATGGAGAGAGATTGGCAACGAACTTCCAGAAATTTTAGCAGAAAGAATTGGTAAAGAATGGATCGACTTATTAATGATTCCAGAAATTACTAATGAAATTGAAAATCCAATTACTTTTGCACATAAACACAACGATTTATTACTTTTAAAAGCGCAAGAAAAATTTGGAAGTATACAAACACTTCAAGAAGTTCATGATGCTTCTGTTTTAATAATGGCTGTAGCTTTGCATTTGGCTAGAGGTTTAGGCGCAAATCCAAAAGAAATTGCTGAACATTTTATAGAAATTGCAAAAAGCCATGGCGCTCAAGAATAG